From Rhodococcus sp. B7740, one genomic window encodes:
- a CDS encoding ABC transporter permease: MNRVPPFAGRAVLVLWFLLPLIPVVLWAISNRWSFPGSVPQEWGFDGVRSALDAGGADAFMRSTLLALAVAAIATPLGALAARALVNGNVRCPAVVAGVLFAPVALPPFAVALGLDVLVLRSRIPSTVAVIALLTVAAIPYTTYLMRVAFGAYDIGYEEEARTLGASNAMVLRRIRIPLLAPALAGAALLAFLVAWSDYVITLLIGGGRLVTVPILVASFAAGTGNDSVVAALSVAAVVPPLLLVLMLARLRRRSAR, translated from the coding sequence ATGAATCGCGTTCCTCCTTTCGCCGGCCGGGCCGTGTTGGTCCTGTGGTTCCTGCTGCCGCTGATTCCGGTTGTCCTGTGGGCCATCAGCAATCGCTGGTCGTTTCCCGGTTCGGTTCCCCAGGAATGGGGATTCGACGGCGTCCGCAGCGCCCTCGATGCCGGGGGTGCCGATGCTTTCATGCGATCGACGCTTCTCGCTCTCGCCGTCGCCGCCATCGCAACGCCATTGGGCGCGTTGGCCGCTCGCGCCCTGGTGAACGGTAACGTGCGGTGCCCCGCTGTCGTGGCCGGTGTTCTTTTCGCGCCTGTGGCTCTACCCCCGTTCGCCGTGGCGTTGGGGCTCGACGTTCTGGTGCTGCGCTCGCGCATTCCGAGCACGGTGGCGGTGATCGCTCTGCTGACCGTCGCGGCCATTCCGTACACGACGTATCTGATGCGAGTGGCATTCGGCGCGTACGACATCGGCTACGAGGAAGAAGCTCGCACACTCGGTGCGTCGAATGCCATGGTGCTGCGACGGATTCGCATTCCGCTGTTGGCTCCGGCGTTGGCGGGGGCGGCGTTGCTCGCATTCCTCGTGGCGTGGAGCGACTACGTGATAACCCTGCTGATCGGTGGAGGCAGACTGGTCACCGTGCCCATACTCGTCGCCTCGTTCGCTGCCGGGACCGGCAACGATTCGGTGGTGGCTGCACTGTCGGTCGCCGCTGTGGTGCCGCCGCTGTTGCTGGTGCTCATGCTGGCCCGATTGCGTCGTAGGAGTGCACGATGA